TTAATAAGGTAGTCGGCGGTTCAATACCGAGAGAATATATATCTGCTGTTGAAAAGGGAGTCAAAGAGGCACTTGAGAACGGGGTGATGGCAAGTTTCCCTGTTGTGGATGTTAAGGTGACGCTCATTGACGGCTCGTATCATGAGGTTGACTCATCTGAAATGGCATTTAAGATCGCAGGGTCAATGGCATTCAAGAGCGGAGCAAAAAATGCATCTCCAGCCTTGCTTGAGCCTATAATGGTCATAGAGGTAGTAACACCTGAAGAGTATATGGGGGATGTTATCGGCGATCTGAATTCAAGGCGCGGGAAGATACAGAGCATGCAGCAGAGGGGACCGGTTCAGGTAATAACTTGCCTTGCTCCTCTTTCTTCAATGTTTGGTTATGCTACCGATTTGAGGTCTAGCTCTCAGGGCCGTGCTAATTATACGATGCAGTTTGAACACTACGAAGAAGTCCCAAAAAATATTTCAGAAGATATAATCTCCAAGGCCAAAGGGGAATAAAGGAGGGGATTTATGGCAAAGGCGAAATTTGACAGAGGAAAGCCGCACGTTAACGTAGGAACAATAGGGCATGTTGACCATGGGAAGACCACATTAACGGCAGCTATAACAAAATATCTGGCATTCAGCGGCGGAGCAGTATACCGTGCATATGATTCGATAGACAACGCCCCTGAAGAG
The DNA window shown above is from Thermodesulfovibrionia bacterium and carries:
- a CDS encoding GTP-binding protein, which encodes MAKAKFDRGKPHVNVGTIGHVDHGKTTLTAAITKYLAFSGGAVYRAYDSIDNAPEE